GAAGATGGGCTCCCCGGTCTTGACCTGGGAGAGGTTGGCCACCTTCACCGCCGGATAGGTGAGGCTCGGGGCGTACCAGAGCTGGGCCTTGCCGCCTGCGGTGAAAAGGGCGGTGGCCGCGGCGGTGAGCTGCACGAAACGCCTACGGGTCATGGTCTGCGTCATATTTACCTCCCTTTTGTTTCGTTTGAAGACTATCAAACGGTAGGGACATTCGTCAAGGGGGGCCTGGCCGGGTCGTGTCAAGAGTTATGTGTAAGAGTCTGTGTACGGGGGGCATACCGCTCCTGAAGCATCTTCTCCAGTACCTCCTTCACCTCCGAGAACCCCTTTAGTTTCCGTTCTGCCCACCTCCCTTCCTGCCTCTCCGACTCCAGGTAAAGAAGCTTGTACACCGCCTCTTCCTTAGGAAACTTGTGGTCCCGCACCTTCGTCCCCCGCCGTAGCTCCCGGATAAACCGCTCCATCAGGTTGGTGCTCCGCAGGTACGGCCAAAGCACCTTGGGGTACCCGTAGAAGCGCAGGAAGGCCCCCGAATCCTGTACCCAAAGCCCCACCACCCCCGGGTACCGCGAACCCCAGGCGGCCTTCACCTCCTCCAAGGCCCCAAGAGCTTCTTCCCGGCTCTCCGCCCCGTACACCCGCCTCAGGTCCTCCGCCAGCAGGGCCCGGTCCCGGGAGCGCACCTGGGACAGGCTCCACCGCACCCCGTGCACCACGCACCGCTGCCATTCCGCCTGAGGGTAGACCCTGCGGATCGCTTCAGGAAGCCCGGGCAGCCCGTCGGTGACAAAGAGCAACACCCGCCGCAGGCCCCGCTGCCAAAGCTCCCCCAGGACCCCCTCCCATCCCAGGGCGCTCTCCGTGGGCAAAAGCCAGAACCCCAGGACCCGCCTCTCCCCATTAGGGGCGATGCCCAGGGCCACATACACGCTTTCCCGTACGATCCCTTCTCCTTCCCTGAAGACCTTTAGGGAAAGCCCGTCCAGGTAGACGAAGGCCATCTCCTCGGGCAAAGGCCGGGTGCGGAAGGCTCCTGCCGCCTCCAGGACCTCGTCCGTCAGGGCGCTCAGGGTCTCGTGGGAGTAGCGGTGGCCCAGGAGCAGGCTCAGTATCTCGGCCGCCTTGCGCTGACTGACCCCGGCGGCGTACAAGGCCACAGCTACTTCCCCCACGTCCACCAGGCGGCGGGCGTAGGGCTTAAGGAAAGCCGGGTAATACCGAGATTCCCGATCCCTAGGGACCTTCAGGTCCACCTGGCCGAAGGTGGTCTCCAGCTTGCGGGGGTAGTAGCCGTTCCTGCGGCCTCCGTGCACCTGCAAGAAGGCTGTCCGGTCCAGCTCCAGAACCGTCTGCAGAACCTCGGCTACTGTCTCCCGCACCGCTTCCCTCAGCAAGATCCGCAAGGTATCCTGGTCCACGGGGCACCTCCTCGTGCTAAGGTGTGCCCCCCTATTAAACACGGATCCTTACACATAAATCCTTACACGACCCCTGGCCGGGAAAGGCCACCGCTATACTGGGGCTTGTGACGACTTCCCTTCACCGCCTCGAGGCCCTGGCCCACCCGGCCCGGGTGAGGATCGTGCGGCTCCTCGCTGAGCTTCCCGACGAGGAGACGGCCAAGGACCCCCGTTGCGGCACGGCCTACGGCGTCTGCTTCTGCCACCTCAAGGAGAAGACCGGCCTCTCCGCCCCCACGGTGAGCCACCACCTCCGCATCCTCCGCGAGGCGGGCCTGGTGGAGGGGGTGCGGGTGGGGCGGTGGACGTACTACCGCCTGAGGCCGGGGGCCCTGGAGGCCGTGGCCCGCGAGCTCCTGGGGCTCGCCCAGAGGGCCCGGGCGCTGGAGGAGCGCTCGGCCTGAAGGGGCTTTGGGGGGCGAAGGTGCGGAGAGGCCTTTTGGGCGTTCTTTTTCTCCTCTTTCTCCTCTTGGGGGCCATGGGCCCGGCGGCCTCCCAGGGGGCGTGGCTCGGGTTTCTCGGCGTCCCCGTGGAGGACTTCCCCCTGGTCCGGAGCCTCGGCGCGCGCACGGTGGAGTACCGGGCGGGCTAGCCGCCCCAGGGGCTGGACGAGGCCTACCGCCGGGCCCGCGGGCTCGGCCCGGACCTTCTCCTGCGGGGCCCCGGGTGGAGCGCCTTCCTGGCCCCTGGGGGAGAGGTGGATTCCCAGGCCGTGGCCCGCCTCCTGGAGACGGGCCTGGGCGGAAGGCCCTGGGCCGAGGAGGGGGGCTTCTCGGCGTCTACTGGGTGGACGAGCCCTGCCACGAGGGGAAGTTTTCATGGATGGGGCGCGACCTGGCGCGGCTTCACCAGGTCTTCCACGCCTTCCGGACCGCGTTGCGGCTTGTGGTCAACTTCGGGCGCCTGGAGTGCCTGGAGCGGATGCGGCGGGAAAGCGGCGGCGCCCCGGTGGCCGACGTGGCCCTCTTCACGGTGACGGCGAAAAAGATGCGGCAGGAGCCGGGGTACGTTGAGGGGCAGGCCGCCTTGGCTAGGAGGGCCCGCACCGAACAGGCGGGCCTCGAGGTGGTGCCCATGGTGGCCGTTTGGGCCGGGGACGGGGTTCCGCTGCCCAACCCCGGCTGGGTGGGGGGCGCGGTGGAGGCTCTGCGCGGCGCCGGGGCCTTTTCCGGCCTCCTCTTCTACCCCTGGACCCGGCCCTGCTGGGCGGAGCAGGCGATCAAGGACGTCTTCCCGGAGTTCTTCCGC
The sequence above is drawn from the Thermus thermophilus HB8 genome and encodes:
- a CDS encoding ArsR/SmtB family transcription factor encodes the protein MTTSLHRLEALAHPARVRIVRLLAELPDEETAKDPRCGTAYGVCFCHLKEKTGLSAPTVSHHLRILREAGLVEGVRVGRWTYYRLRPGALEAVARELLGLAQRARALEERSA
- a CDS encoding IS256-like element ISTth4 family transposase is translated as MFNRGAHLSTRRCPVDQDTLRILLREAVRETVAEVLQTVLELDRTAFLQVHGGRRNGYYPRKLETTFGQVDLKVPRDRESRYYPAFLKPYARRLVDVGEVAVALYAAGVSQRKAAEILSLLLGHRYSHETLSALTDEVLEAAGAFRTRPLPEEMAFVYLDGLSLKVFREGEGIVRESVYVALGIAPNGERRVLGFWLLPTESALGWEGVLGELWQRGLRRVLLFVTDGLPGLPEAIRRVYPQAEWQRCVVHGVRWSLSQVRSRDRALLAEDLRRVYGAESREEALGALEEVKAAWGSRYPGVVGLWVQDSGAFLRFYGYPKVLWPYLRSTNLMERFIRELRRGTKVRDHKFPKEEAVYKLLYLESERQEGRWAERKLKGFSEVKEVLEKMLQERYAPRTQTLTHNS